A stretch of the Sulfurospirillum sp. UCH001 genome encodes the following:
- a CDS encoding Rdx family protein, which produces MPRAFRVKDEILIAYPSANVSLSPKTGGFFDVVVDEKVIFSKTEKIGTPIERFPESGEIISLLQKADY; this is translated from the coding sequence ATGCCACGAGCTTTCCGTGTGAAAGATGAAATTTTAATCGCATATCCTAGTGCAAACGTATCATTAAGCCCAAAAACGGGTGGTTTTTTTGATGTTGTGGTTGATGAAAAAGTTATTTTCTCTAAAACAGAGAAAATTGGCACACCCATTGAACGATTTCCAGAGAGTGGAGAGATTATTTCATTGCTTCAAAAAGCAGATTATTAA